Below is a window of Geovibrio ferrireducens DNA.
CCGCAGACGCTCGCCAAGCCCTTGCAGAAGCCGCTCCTCAGAGACAACCTTTCCGCCGGATAAAACCAGCCTCACCAAGCTCTTACCAGCTAGAGTACCCATAAACACATTGCCCTGCCACGCTGGGAAGCCGCTGCCGCTGTAAAACATCAGTCCGCTGGGCGCAAGAGAGGGTGTCCAGTAGTATACAGGCTCACGAAAGCCCCGCTCCGCATGCTCATCCGGTATGGATACGCCGCTGTAGTGGGAACCGTAGCTGGCCTGAGGCCATCCGTAGTTAATACCGGCTTCGGTTAAGTTTAACTCATCGCCGCCTCTGGGGCCGTGCTCAACTGTCCATAATTTCCCGCCGGAAGGCTCTATTGCCGCTCCCTGAACATTGCGGTGGCCGTATGACCATATTTCAGGCAGGGCTCCGGCTTTGCGGACAAAAGGGCTGCCTGACGCGGGTGAACCGTCCGTGTTAATGCGCACAACCTTGCCCATATGGTTTTCCGGATTCTGAGCCTGATCCCGGTAGTCAAATCTGTCGCCGAGGGTGATAAACAGTGTTCCGTCCTGTGCGAATACAAG
It encodes the following:
- a CDS encoding PQQ-dependent sugar dehydrogenase is translated as MRNLLLLILFLVWISPAADAQTFQSEAYALRVSTVASGLEHPWGMAFLPDGRMLVTERPGRMRLVTPDGAVSKPLTGLPAVFAEGQGGLLDVAVDPQFNANSLIYFSFSEQQNGLASTAVARAELSGSSLKNVQVIFRQNPKVPGRNHWGSRLVFAQDGTLFITLGDRFDYRDQAQNPENHMGKVVRINTDGSPASGSPFVRKAGALPEIWSYGHRNVQGAAIEPSGGKLWTVEHGPRGGDELNLTEAGINYGWPQASYGSHYSGVSIPDEHAERGFREPVYYWTPSLAPSGLMFYSGSGFPAWQGNVFMGTLAGKSLVRLVLSGGKVVSEERLLQGLGERLRDVRQGPDGWIYILTDDKNGRILRLERAGN